A portion of the Gammaproteobacteria bacterium genome contains these proteins:
- a CDS encoding D-aminoacylase has translation MNIARASLVLTFILLLTTPPRASAQTDPGPYDILITGGRIVDGTGNPWFSGDVAIRDDRIVAVGHLGDADAARVIDATGLVVAPGFIDLHTHSDGRLLNDGTAQSKVRQGVTLDVAGESSSQAPRDGMDTSGGGGWTTFTGYFQRLEEGGISMNLISHVSYHQIRRVVKGFDESPANPAELERMKELTARSMEEGAWGLVTRFGSGGPRHPEEVLELARIVASYGGNYTSHHGSEGYQQEREIDFAIRVAEEIGIPVHLFHFKIRARNNWGTIDRNIGQIAQARARGLDITANQYPYTAMFHGWSSFFPLWVREDGPDAFARRLRDDSLRERIKSDPDFIAWAEEHGWWEGIVLARASLPEVRRYEGMRVAEIAEELGVDDPADVVIDLMAAEGGSISGIFHTMSEEDVRRIMRQPWVAHASDGSAINLDAPGVPHPRNYGTVPRVLGHYVRDEGVLELEDAVRKMTSLPAQILGISDRGQVRAGFVADVALFDPDGIAETNSFENPKSYPVGIPYVIVNGTLVIDGGEHTGARPGRAVRGPGFRPAGPVSDGAVGY, from the coding sequence ATGAACATCGCGCGCGCTTCGCTGGTCCTCACCTTCATCCTTCTGCTGACCACTCCACCAAGGGCATCGGCGCAAACCGACCCGGGCCCCTACGACATCCTGATCACCGGCGGACGCATTGTGGATGGCACCGGCAACCCGTGGTTCTCCGGAGACGTGGCCATCCGCGACGACCGCATCGTGGCGGTGGGACACCTTGGCGATGCTGACGCAGCCAGGGTTATCGACGCCACCGGACTCGTCGTAGCGCCCGGGTTTATCGACCTGCACACCCACTCGGACGGGCGCCTGCTGAACGACGGCACGGCGCAGAGCAAGGTGCGGCAGGGCGTGACGCTGGACGTTGCCGGCGAGTCGAGCAGCCAGGCGCCGCGCGACGGCATGGACACCTCCGGCGGCGGAGGCTGGACCACCTTCACCGGGTATTTCCAGCGACTCGAGGAAGGCGGCATCTCGATGAACCTCATTTCCCACGTCTCCTACCATCAGATACGCCGCGTGGTGAAGGGCTTCGACGAGAGCCCGGCGAACCCCGCCGAGCTGGAGCGCATGAAGGAGCTTACCGCCCGGTCGATGGAGGAAGGCGCCTGGGGCCTCGTCACCCGCTTCGGCAGCGGCGGCCCCCGCCATCCCGAGGAGGTGCTGGAGCTGGCCCGGATCGTGGCGTCGTACGGGGGCAACTATACCTCGCATCACGGCAGCGAGGGCTACCAGCAGGAGCGGGAGATCGACTTCGCCATCCGCGTGGCCGAGGAAATCGGCATCCCGGTGCACCTGTTCCACTTCAAGATCCGGGCGCGGAACAACTGGGGCACCATCGATCGCAACATCGGTCAGATCGCCCAGGCTCGCGCCCGGGGTCTCGACATCACGGCGAACCAGTACCCGTACACGGCGATGTTCCACGGGTGGAGCTCCTTCTTTCCGCTGTGGGTCCGGGAGGACGGACCCGACGCGTTCGCCCGCCGGCTGCGCGACGACTCTCTCAGGGAGAGGATCAAGAGCGACCCCGACTTCATCGCCTGGGCGGAAGAGCACGGCTGGTGGGAGGGCATCGTGCTCGCACGGGCCAGCCTGCCCGAGGTTCGCCGCTACGAGGGCATGCGCGTGGCCGAAATCGCGGAGGAGCTGGGCGTGGACGACCCCGCCGACGTGGTGATCGACCTGATGGCGGCCGAAGGCGGCAGCATCAGCGGCATCTTCCACACCATGTCGGAGGAGGATGTGCGCCGCATCATGCGCCAGCCCTGGGTGGCGCACGCCAGCGACGGATCCGCCATCAACCTGGATGCCCCCGGCGTCCCCCATCCACGCAACTACGGAACCGTTCCACGGGTGCTCGGGCACTACGTTCGCGACGAGGGCGTGCTCGAACTGGAGGATGCCGTCCGCAAGATGACGTCGCTGCCGGCGCAGATCCTGGGGATTTCCGACCGCGGGCAGGTGCGGGCGGGCTTCGTCGCCGACGTCGCCCTGTTCGACCCGGACGGCATCGCCGAGACGAACTCGTTCGAGAACCCGAAGTCCTATCCCGTGGGGATTCCCTACGTGATCGTCAACGGGACCCTGGTGATCGACGGGGGCGAGCACACCGGCGCCCGGCCGGGAAGGGCTGTTCGCGGGCCTGGCTTCCGGCCGGCGGGGCCGGTGAGCGACGGGGCGGTCGGGTACTAA
- a CDS encoding DUF6152 family protein, whose translation MRGMNGALLGAVVVALGAVVVTLAAVVAAPLVAHHAFGAEFDRNAPIRLQGRIVRLEWVNPHTWIHLEIENEDGASEVWAVEGGTPNVLLRRGLRRDCLQPGTEIIVDGYQAKDHSLRRANGRDVTFTDGSKIFLGSSGTGAPYDEDLIRARRERGRC comes from the coding sequence ATGCGCGGGATGAATGGAGCGCTGCTCGGGGCAGTGGTCGTCGCACTGGGAGCGGTGGTCGTCACGCTGGCGGCGGTGGTCGCGGCACCGCTGGTGGCCCACCATGCCTTCGGCGCCGAATTCGACCGCAACGCGCCGATCAGGCTGCAGGGGCGGATCGTGAGGCTGGAATGGGTGAACCCGCACACCTGGATTCACCTGGAGATCGAGAACGAGGACGGAGCCTCCGAAGTCTGGGCGGTGGAGGGAGGAACCCCCAACGTGCTGCTCAGACGGGGGCTGCGCAGGGACTGCCTGCAGCCCGGCACCGAGATCATCGTGGACGGCTACCAGGCCAAGGACCACTCCCTCAGGCGCGCCAACGGACGCGACGTGACCTTCACCGACGGCAGCAAGATCTTCCTGGGTTCGTCGGGGACGGGCGCGCCGTACGATGAGGACCTGATCAGGGCTCGGCGGGAACGGGGACGGTGTTAG
- a CDS encoding aminotransferase class V-fold PLP-dependent enzyme, which produces MIPLTCQKSAFSLDPDIHYINCAYLSPLARIVEEAGIEGIRAKCAPSGIGPADFFDPCDELRRRFGRLVNAPADNIAIIPAASYGVATCARNIDVARGSNIVLTARQFPGNVHSWRRLARERGAELRVTDARPGPGCGERWSTRILEAIDTDTAVVTMGAVHWTDGTLFDIDAIAARAREVGAYLIIDGTQSVGAMEFDVARIRPDALICSGYKWLMGPYSIGLAYFGPRLLDGVPLEETWIGREGSRDFAGLAGNYPDSYEPGATRYDVGERSNFILVPMMNAALELVLEWTPARIAEYCGNLTAELVERAGEAGFGVEDGPWRAPHLFGLHAPAGLDPRAVSEALAARNVHVSLRGTALRISPHVYNDEADVAALWDALRSVLPS; this is translated from the coding sequence ATGATCCCACTCACCTGCCAGAAGTCCGCCTTCTCCCTCGATCCGGACATCCACTACATCAACTGCGCATACCTGAGCCCGCTCGCGCGCATTGTGGAGGAAGCCGGTATCGAGGGCATCCGCGCCAAGTGCGCACCCAGCGGGATCGGGCCCGCCGACTTCTTCGACCCCTGCGACGAACTCCGCCGCCGTTTCGGCCGCCTCGTCAACGCTCCCGCCGACAACATCGCCATCATCCCGGCGGCTTCCTATGGAGTAGCGACCTGCGCCCGCAACATCGACGTGGCGCGTGGCTCCAACATCGTGCTCACCGCGCGCCAGTTTCCCGGCAACGTGCACAGTTGGCGACGGCTCGCCCGCGAGCGCGGGGCCGAGTTGCGGGTGACGGATGCGCGCCCCGGCCCCGGCTGCGGCGAGCGCTGGAGCACCCGCATCCTCGAGGCCATCGATACCGATACCGCGGTCGTCACCATGGGCGCCGTCCACTGGACCGACGGAACCCTCTTCGACATCGACGCCATTGCCGCGCGCGCCCGGGAAGTCGGAGCGTACCTCATCATCGACGGCACGCAGTCGGTGGGCGCAATGGAGTTCGACGTGGCCCGCATCCGGCCCGACGCACTCATCTGCTCCGGCTACAAGTGGCTGATGGGGCCCTATTCCATCGGCCTGGCCTACTTCGGCCCGCGCCTTCTGGACGGCGTCCCCCTGGAAGAGACGTGGATCGGCCGCGAAGGCAGCCGCGACTTCGCCGGCCTGGCGGGCAACTACCCCGACAGCTACGAGCCCGGTGCGACCCGCTACGACGTCGGCGAGCGCAGCAACTTCATCCTGGTGCCGATGATGAATGCCGCGCTCGAGCTCGTGCTCGAGTGGACGCCCGCCCGCATCGCCGAGTACTGCGGGAATCTCACGGCCGAGCTGGTCGAGCGCGCGGGAGAAGCCGGATTCGGGGTCGAGGATGGACCCTGGCGCGCCCCCCACCTCTTCGGGCTGCATGCTCCCGCCGGCCTCGACCCGCGAGCGGTGAGCGAGGCGCTGGCAGCGCGCAACGTGCACGTCTCGCTGCGCGGGACGGCGCTCCGCATCTCGCCCCACGTCTACAACGACGAAGCGGACGTGGCGGCGCTCTGGGATGCGCTGCGATCGGTGCTGCCTTCCTAG
- a CDS encoding DoxX family membrane protein, which yields MKRWGLCILRISTGWLLVMWGLDKLVNVDHGVAVADSFYFGIGNSALFLNVFGVLQTLLGVLVVLGLWRRRTYPLMFLILGVTAVAVWRSILDPWGWFIEGANVLFYPSIIIAAGAAVLWGTMDEDHMTLDHRMGGAGS from the coding sequence ATGAAACGTTGGGGACTGTGCATACTGAGAATCAGCACGGGATGGCTGCTGGTGATGTGGGGGCTGGACAAGCTCGTCAACGTCGACCACGGAGTGGCGGTCGCCGACTCGTTCTACTTCGGGATCGGCAACAGCGCTCTCTTCCTCAACGTGTTCGGCGTGCTGCAGACGCTGCTCGGCGTGCTGGTCGTGCTCGGGCTTTGGCGCAGGCGCACCTACCCGTTGATGTTCCTCATCCTGGGCGTCACCGCGGTGGCCGTGTGGCGGTCGATACTCGACCCGTGGGGCTGGTTCATCGAGGGCGCGAACGTGCTCTTCTACCCGTCGATCATCATCGCGGCAGGCGCGGCGGTGCTCTGGGGCACGATGGATGAGGACCACATGACGCTCGATCATCGCATGGGCGGGGCCGGGAGCTGA
- a CDS encoding DUF192 domain-containing protein yields MRFLSSVAFSGDRDPSPETPVSYHGRRIDGNARPPSLAREGETPARSGYDDPPIFSRQSMLFSVHAPVREGRRSRPARPGHLLLLSLFLALPLLGCRSNGSEGDAQSGPEASEAVMPAGPGRDLAWVIFGADTVVAEVARTPDERSQGLKDRDFLAPGAGMIFVFSTEEVRSFWMQDTFIPLDIAYLDANARIIDIQQMEPETTRLHTSSGPAMFALEVPQGWFAEMEIAVGAQAEIVFGT; encoded by the coding sequence ATGCGCTTCCTGAGTTCCGTCGCGTTTTCGGGAGATCGGGACCCTTCCCCGGAGACGCCCGTAAGTTATCATGGCAGGCGAATCGATGGAAACGCCCGCCCACCGTCGCTCGCCCGGGAGGGCGAGACGCCCGCGCGCTCCGGATACGACGATCCTCCCATCTTCAGCAGGCAATCGATGCTTTTTTCCGTTCATGCTCCAGTTCGCGAAGGGCGCAGGAGCCGGCCGGCGCGTCCCGGCCACCTGCTTCTCCTCTCCCTCTTCCTGGCGCTGCCGCTCCTGGGCTGTCGCTCGAACGGGTCCGAGGGCGATGCGCAGTCCGGGCCCGAGGCGTCCGAGGCGGTCATGCCGGCAGGGCCCGGCCGCGACCTTGCCTGGGTGATCTTCGGCGCGGACACGGTGGTGGCCGAGGTCGCACGCACGCCGGATGAGCGCAGCCAGGGGCTAAAGGACCGCGACTTTCTCGCCCCCGGCGCCGGAATGATCTTCGTGTTCAGCACCGAAGAGGTTCGATCCTTCTGGATGCAGGACACCTTCATCCCGCTCGACATCGCCTATCTGGATGCGAATGCCCGCATCATCGACATCCAGCAGATGGAGCCCGAGACCACCCGTCTGCACACGTCCTCCGGGCCGGCCATGTTTGCGCTGGAGGTGCCCCAGGGCTGGTTTGCGGAGATGGAGATCGCAGTCGGGGCCCAGGCGGAGATTGTGTTCGGGACCTAG
- a CDS encoding ATP-binding protein, producing MIGRRLWLTRIRDAWSERPVVWLSGVRRVGKTSLVRMVPDVVYLNCDLPSTRRALDDPELFLGGQKPGTSLAFDEVHRIADPSLLLKIAADEYPELRILATGSSTLAATGKFRDSLTGRKRAIYLCPVLWEECEEPFGIADLDRRLLHGGLPESLLSRRKSPHAFAEWIDSFYARDILELFNVRNRQGFLSLFRLLLRWSAGQVDYSRLSRLTELSRPTVKSYIEALEIAHAVHLLRPFRGGGGGEIVSRPKCYAFDTGFVTFEKGWTRIREDDRGLLWEHLVLDTLRFRHLDENIFYWRDKAGREVDFVVRGQEGRLDTFDCKIDPDEVDVRAARAFRSRYPRGRDYVVVPVVKRPYRIRRGGREFVVCGTRGLPIE from the coding sequence ATGATTGGGCGTCGCCTGTGGCTTACGCGAATCCGAGACGCATGGTCGGAGAGACCTGTCGTCTGGTTGTCGGGTGTGAGGCGGGTCGGCAAGACCTCGCTTGTCCGGATGGTGCCGGACGTGGTCTACCTGAACTGCGATCTGCCTTCCACCAGGCGTGCTCTGGATGACCCGGAGCTCTTCCTCGGAGGCCAGAAACCGGGTACGTCGCTTGCGTTCGATGAAGTGCATCGCATCGCCGATCCCAGCCTGCTGCTCAAGATCGCCGCGGACGAGTACCCGGAGCTTCGAATCCTGGCGACCGGTTCGTCGACGCTCGCCGCGACCGGGAAGTTCCGGGACTCGCTGACCGGGCGCAAACGGGCCATCTACCTGTGTCCGGTGCTCTGGGAAGAGTGCGAAGAGCCGTTTGGAATCGCGGACCTCGACCGACGGCTGCTGCACGGTGGACTGCCGGAGTCGTTGCTGAGCCGGAGGAAATCGCCGCACGCGTTCGCCGAATGGATCGACAGCTTCTACGCCAGGGACATTCTCGAACTCTTCAACGTCCGCAATCGCCAGGGGTTTCTGTCGCTGTTCCGCCTGCTGCTCAGGTGGAGCGCCGGTCAGGTCGACTACAGCCGGCTTTCACGGCTGACGGAACTGAGCCGACCGACGGTCAAGTCCTACATCGAGGCCCTGGAGATCGCCCATGCCGTCCATCTTCTGCGACCGTTCCGGGGTGGGGGTGGAGGCGAGATCGTGAGCAGGCCGAAGTGTTACGCGTTCGATACCGGATTCGTCACCTTCGAGAAGGGCTGGACCCGCATCCGCGAAGACGACCGCGGGCTGCTCTGGGAGCATCTGGTGCTGGATACCCTCCGGTTCCGTCACCTCGACGAGAACATCTTCTACTGGCGCGACAAGGCGGGACGCGAGGTCGACTTCGTGGTGCGTGGGCAGGAGGGGCGGCTGGATACGTTCGATTGCAAGATCGATCCGGACGAGGTCGACGTTCGAGCGGCGAGAGCGTTCCGGAGTCGGTACCCCCGGGGGCGGGATTACGTCGTGGTTCCGGTCGTGAAGCGGCCGTACCGGATCCGGCGGGGCGGGCGGGAGTTCGTGGTGTGCGGGACGAGGGGATTGCCGATTGAGTAG
- a CDS encoding serine hydrolase — translation MKLTPNDAPRAAPRPLSIALLLALAGTVLAPSAGSGQQWTTAEPEEVGMSSEVLARIAPTMQRLIDGDGTAGIMTLVSRRGEIVHWNAQGWRIRDQDPLEPDDIFRIYSMTKPVTSVAAMILVEDGLLALDDELGSVLPGFAGVRVYENGGARPPSRPILIRDLLLHTSGLTYGFFGDSPVDSMYNRELNALPEGAGGDLAARTATIASLPLIDDPGARWNYSVSTDVLGRVVEVASGLSLSDFFRERIFEPLGMNDTGFRVPAGKVDRFAAMYLRSGDGLSPAGTPGEGPFTRPPTWLSGGGGLVSTAGDYLRFCRMLLGGGELDGVRLLQPETVRLVTDNHLPDEMIPILPGLDDQGFGLGFAVSVGANAGSYWWSGIANTYFWVDPREEIVAMAWTQLQPYGAAPLDRLLRPLVYEAIIARK, via the coding sequence ATGAAGCTCACGCCGAACGATGCGCCGCGCGCCGCGCCGCGTCCCCTCTCCATCGCTCTCCTCCTCGCGCTGGCCGGGACCGTCTTGGCCCCTTCGGCCGGATCCGGCCAACAGTGGACCACAGCCGAGCCCGAAGAAGTCGGCATGTCCAGCGAGGTCCTAGCCCGCATCGCACCAACCATGCAGCGGTTAATCGACGGCGACGGAACGGCGGGAATCATGACCCTGGTGTCCCGCAGGGGCGAGATCGTGCACTGGAACGCACAGGGTTGGCGCATCCGCGACCAGGACCCCCTCGAGCCCGACGACATCTTCCGCATCTACTCCATGACCAAGCCCGTCACCAGCGTCGCGGCGATGATCCTCGTCGAGGACGGGCTTCTGGCGCTGGACGACGAACTCGGGAGCGTCCTCCCGGGCTTCGCCGGCGTCCGGGTCTACGAGAACGGAGGAGCCCGGCCGCCCAGCCGGCCCATCCTCATCCGCGACCTGCTCCTGCACACGTCGGGGCTCACCTACGGATTCTTCGGCGACAGCCCCGTCGACTCGATGTACAACCGCGAGCTGAACGCGCTCCCCGAAGGCGCGGGCGGCGACCTGGCAGCGAGGACCGCCACCATCGCGTCGCTGCCCCTGATCGACGATCCCGGCGCGCGCTGGAACTACAGCGTGTCCACGGACGTGCTCGGCCGCGTCGTGGAGGTGGCATCGGGCCTGTCGCTGAGCGACTTCTTCCGCGAGCGCATCTTCGAGCCGCTGGGCATGAACGACACAGGGTTTCGCGTGCCGGCCGGCAAGGTCGATCGCTTCGCCGCGATGTACCTCCGCAGCGGCGACGGCCTCAGCCCGGCGGGGACTCCCGGCGAAGGCCCCTTCACCCGTCCCCCGACCTGGCTCTCCGGCGGCGGCGGCCTGGTTTCGACGGCCGGCGATTACCTCCGCTTCTGCCGAATGCTGTTGGGCGGGGGTGAACTCGACGGCGTGAGGCTCCTGCAGCCCGAGACGGTCCGCCTCGTGACCGACAACCACCTGCCTGACGAGATGATTCCCATCCTGCCCGGACTGGACGACCAGGGGTTCGGCCTGGGCTTCGCCGTCTCGGTCGGAGCAAACGCGGGAAGCTACTGGTGGTCGGGCATCGCCAACACGTACTTCTGGGTGGACCCCCGCGAGGAGATCGTCGCGATGGCGTGGACGCAGCTTCAGCCCTACGGCGCAGCCCCCCTGGATCGCCTTCTGAGACCGCTCGTGTACGAGGCCATCATCGCGCGGAAATGA
- the apaG gene encoding Co2+/Mg2+ efflux protein ApaG: MTISVRPEYATRYSDPRVHQYVFTYDVTIRNVGGEAAQLLWRHWLIHDPVAGDHEVEGEGVVGEFPVLRPGEAHRYQSFCVLRGPNGHMEGFYHFRRGDGSLFRAPIPRFHFRAPPEVAGTVFN, from the coding sequence ATGACGATCTCGGTTCGTCCCGAGTACGCGACCCGCTACTCCGATCCCCGCGTCCACCAGTACGTCTTCACCTACGACGTCACGATCAGGAACGTGGGCGGCGAGGCGGCGCAGCTGCTCTGGCGCCACTGGCTGATTCACGATCCCGTGGCGGGCGACCACGAAGTCGAAGGGGAGGGCGTGGTGGGCGAGTTCCCAGTGCTGCGGCCGGGCGAGGCGCACCGCTACCAGAGCTTCTGCGTACTCCGCGGTCCGAATGGCCACATGGAGGGATTCTACCACTTCCGGCGGGGGGACGGCTCCCTGTTCCGCGCTCCGATCCCGCGCTTCCACTTCCGTGCCCCGCCCGAGGTGGCGGGCACCGTGTTCAACTAG
- a CDS encoding DinB family protein, producing MQGAMLLPEFDHESQNTRRMLEAIPDEHLEYRPHEKSWTMRELATHVATVGGWTRPTFEQDEIDLSQPWEAQQFASTAEIVAAYDATIADAREALEAASAETFQEMWTLRSGDTVHFTMPKGMVFRFFVMNHIVHHRAQLAVYLRGCDAPVPGMYGPSADEGF from the coding sequence ATGCAAGGAGCCATGCTTCTCCCGGAATTCGATCACGAGAGCCAGAACACGCGCCGGATGCTCGAGGCCATACCCGACGAGCATCTCGAGTACCGCCCCCATGAGAAGTCCTGGACGATGCGCGAACTCGCGACCCACGTTGCCACGGTGGGCGGCTGGACCCGGCCCACCTTCGAGCAGGACGAGATCGACCTGTCCCAGCCCTGGGAGGCGCAGCAGTTCGCAAGCACCGCCGAGATCGTGGCGGCATACGACGCGACCATCGCCGACGCGCGCGAGGCCCTCGAGGCCGCCTCGGCGGAGACTTTTCAGGAAATGTGGACGCTCCGTTCCGGCGACACCGTCCACTTCACCATGCCGAAGGGGATGGTGTTCCGCTTCTTCGTCATGAACCACATCGTGCACCACCGGGCCCAGCTCGCCGTCTACCTGCGCGGGTGTGACGCTCCCGTGCCGGGGATGTACGGTCCTTCGGCCGACGAGGGCTTCTGA
- a CDS encoding DUF418 domain-containing protein has translation MLGILVMNIQSFAMPSAAYTNPTAYGDLTGANLFAWAASHLLVDEKFMTLFSLLFGAGVCLFAERAEARGGRSAGLHYRRMFWLLLIGLAHGYLLWAGDFLVTYAVCGCLVFLLRNRAPATLLVTGLAVMSVASFLSVSVGLLAPALPEAETADIAAAWAPAAAEIEATLRAYRGDWLAQQGQRVPDTLMMQTTVLPFLTLWKAAGVMLLGMALYRWRILDATRRDSFYTRLALLGFGVGTPVVAAGIWWNFAGGWSWERSFFLGFQFNYWGSLAMALGYVGLVMLAIRRRWFPALQARLAAAGRMAFTNYLAQTVLCTTIFYGHGFGLFGSVERWQMLLVVFGVWALELWWSPPVLRRYRYGPLEWGWRTLTYGRISGR, from the coding sequence GTGCTCGGCATTCTGGTGATGAACATCCAGTCGTTCGCGATGCCGTCGGCGGCGTACACAAACCCCACGGCCTACGGCGACCTCACGGGCGCCAACCTGTTCGCCTGGGCGGCGAGTCACCTTCTCGTCGACGAGAAGTTCATGACGCTGTTCTCGCTCCTGTTCGGTGCCGGTGTCTGTCTGTTCGCCGAGCGCGCGGAAGCCCGCGGCGGCCGTTCCGCCGGGCTGCACTACCGGCGCATGTTCTGGCTGCTGCTCATCGGCCTCGCGCACGGATACCTGCTCTGGGCGGGAGATTTCCTGGTGACCTACGCGGTGTGTGGCTGCCTGGTATTCCTGCTGCGGAACCGCGCACCCGCGACCCTGCTGGTCACGGGCCTGGCGGTCATGTCGGTGGCGAGCTTCCTGTCCGTCAGCGTCGGCCTGCTCGCGCCTGCGCTTCCCGAAGCGGAGACGGCGGACATCGCCGCCGCCTGGGCGCCGGCCGCCGCCGAAATCGAGGCCACCCTGCGCGCGTACCGTGGCGACTGGCTGGCGCAGCAGGGACAACGGGTACCCGATACCCTGATGATGCAAACCACCGTCCTCCCTTTCCTCACGCTGTGGAAAGCCGCGGGCGTCATGCTCCTGGGCATGGCGCTCTACCGCTGGCGAATCCTCGACGCCACTCGCCGCGACAGCTTCTACACCCGCCTGGCGTTGCTGGGATTCGGAGTCGGGACGCCCGTGGTCGCGGCGGGAATCTGGTGGAACTTCGCCGGCGGATGGAGCTGGGAGCGCTCCTTCTTCCTCGGCTTCCAGTTCAACTACTGGGGAAGCCTGGCGATGGCCCTGGGTTACGTCGGTCTCGTGATGCTGGCGATCCGCCGCCGTTGGTTTCCCGCTCTGCAGGCTCGCCTGGCCGCCGCCGGGCGCATGGCGTTCACCAACTACCTCGCGCAGACCGTCCTGTGCACGACTATCTTCTACGGGCACGGGTTCGGGCTGTTCGGGAGCGTCGAGCGCTGGCAGATGCTGCTAGTCGTGTTCGGGGTGTGGGCCCTCGAGCTATGGTGGTCACCGCCGGTGCTGCGGCGCTACCGCTATGGCCCGCTCGAGTGGGGCTGGCGTACGCTGACCTACGGGAGGATTTCGGGGCGGTAG
- a CDS encoding PQQ-binding-like beta-propeller repeat protein codes for MMQPGFTRFGATGLVAWAALISACAQDAGRPGLEAEAELFEEACAGCHTAAGESRTPGTMLLRGLSPRAIVASLEDGVMRVEGADLTREQRIGLAEYLTGRAYASDLLPESALCADHGWQELGLDAIVSMGWGGNLEATGFQPAELAGLSADDVPDLELRWAFAFPDAGEVRTRPTVIGDAVLVGGPFGEVLALDAASGCVRWSFEADAAVRGAVLAGEGPGGRETAWFVDYRTNAYALDVATGTVVWRYKVGWHSTSNTTGSPALHDGRLFVPVSSLEVAVAGDPSYECCTASGAVAALDAMTGDVLWYHRVIPDYPEEAGANDIGTPLWAPSGAPVWSSPTIDTARGLVYAGTGENYTRPTTASSDAIIAIDIDTGELAWSFQATPDDAFTMACTSATARQNCPDPPGPDFDFGMSPMLVKRTDGREILVAGQKSGVVWALDPDDEGAVLWSTRVGKGSVLGGIHWGMATDGRYAYAPNADRDLVVADLNPELAPAPGMYALDLITGEVVWSVPAPEDACEGKRRCLRAFSAAPAAIPGVVFSGGLDGHMRAYAAEDGRVLWDFDTTEVTETSNGVQGRGGAIDGPGPVIAGGMLFTNSGYAPFGQMPGNLLLAFAVR; via the coding sequence ATGATGCAGCCTGGATTCACGAGATTCGGCGCGACCGGCCTGGTCGCCTGGGCTGCCTTGATCTCCGCCTGCGCCCAGGATGCGGGCCGTCCGGGTCTCGAGGCCGAGGCGGAACTGTTCGAGGAGGCCTGCGCCGGCTGCCACACCGCCGCGGGCGAGAGCCGCACACCCGGTACGATGCTCCTCAGGGGGCTTTCGCCGCGCGCGATCGTCGCCTCGCTCGAGGACGGCGTGATGCGGGTGGAGGGCGCCGACCTGACACGGGAGCAACGCATCGGGCTGGCCGAGTACCTGACCGGACGCGCCTACGCGAGCGACCTCCTGCCAGAGTCGGCCTTGTGCGCCGACCACGGTTGGCAGGAGCTGGGCCTGGACGCGATCGTCTCGATGGGATGGGGCGGGAACCTGGAGGCGACGGGATTCCAGCCCGCTGAACTGGCCGGCCTGAGCGCCGATGACGTGCCCGATCTGGAGCTGCGCTGGGCCTTCGCCTTCCCGGACGCGGGAGAAGTGCGCACCAGGCCCACCGTCATCGGGGACGCCGTCCTCGTGGGCGGGCCGTTCGGCGAGGTGCTGGCGCTCGACGCGGCCAGCGGGTGCGTGCGCTGGAGCTTCGAGGCGGACGCCGCCGTGCGCGGAGCGGTGCTGGCGGGGGAGGGCCCCGGGGGCCGGGAGACCGCCTGGTTCGTCGACTATCGCACCAACGCCTACGCACTCGACGTGGCCACCGGAACCGTCGTGTGGAGGTACAAGGTCGGCTGGCATTCCACCTCGAACACCACGGGGAGCCCCGCCCTTCACGACGGCCGGCTCTTCGTCCCCGTCTCCTCACTGGAAGTCGCCGTCGCGGGCGACCCCAGCTACGAGTGCTGCACCGCCTCCGGAGCGGTGGCCGCTCTCGACGCGATGACGGGCGATGTCCTGTGGTATCATCGCGTCATTCCCGACTACCCGGAGGAAGCGGGAGCAAATGACATCGGCACGCCGCTGTGGGCTCCTTCGGGCGCGCCGGTCTGGTCCAGCCCCACCATCGATACGGCACGCGGACTCGTCTACGCGGGGACCGGGGAAAACTATACCCGGCCCACCACGGCAAGCAGCGACGCGATCATCGCGATCGACATCGACACCGGAGAGCTGGCGTGGTCGTTCCAGGCGACCCCGGACGACGCCTTCACCATGGCCTGCACATCGGCCACGGCCCGCCAGAACTGTCCCGATCCCCCGGGGCCGGACTTCGATTTCGGCATGTCGCCGATGCTCGTCAAGCGGACCGACGGCAGGGAGATCCTCGTGGCCGGCCAGAAGTCCGGGGTGGTCTGGGCACTCGATCCGGATGACGAGGGGGCGGTGCTCTGGTCGACGAGGGTAGGCAAGGGAAGCGTGCTCGGAGGAATCCACTGGGGCATGGCGACCGACGGCCGATACGCCTACGCGCCCAACGCGGACCGGGACCTGGTAGTCGCGGACCTGAATCCCGAACTGGCCCCGGCGCCGGGGATGTACGCCCTGGACCTCATCACCGGCGAGGTCGTCTGGAGCGTTCCGGCCCCGGAGGACGCGTGCGAAGGCAAGCGAAGGTGCCTCCGCGCCTTCTCCGCGGCGCCCGCGGCGATTCCGGGCGTGGTCTTCTCGGGGGGATTGGACGGACACATGCGGGCCTACGCGGCGGAGGACGGACGGGTCCTGTGGGACTTCGACACGACCGAAGTCACGGAGACCTCCAACGGCGTGCAAGGCAGAGGCGGGGCCATCGACGGCCCGGGTCCGGTGATCGCGGGCGGCATGCTGTTCACCAACAGCGGCTACGCTCCGTTCGGCCAGATGCCGGGCAACCTGCTGCTGGCGTTCGCAGTCCGGTGA